In Thermostichus vulcanus str. 'Rupite', the genomic window GCAGAGGTGCTGGCGGCAGCCGATGACCTGCGGGTGCTGGCGGTGATGATCATCCTGATGAAGGCGGGTCTGGGGCTGGATCGGGAGAAGCTGTCCCAACAGGGATCCGTGGCGCTGCGTTTGGGGTTTCTGCCGGCGGCCTGTGAAGCAGTGGTGGTGGCGGTGGTGGCGATGGGCCTGTTCGGCTGGGATTTTCCCACGGGGCTACTCCTGGGCTGTGTGATTGGGGCGGAGTCGCCGGCGGTGATTGTGCCAGGGATGTTGCGGCTGAAAAGCTTGGGCTGGGGGGTCACAAAAGGGATCCCGGATGCGATCTTGACCGGCAGCGCCCTTTCGGATGTGCTGTTGCTGTTGGTGTTCAGCCTGTTGCTCAGCTTCTTGGGGCAAGGCGGAGGAGAAAGCATCAGACTTTTGGGCTGGGAACTCTCCCCTCTGCAATGGCTGCCCATTCAGGTGGTGATCGAGATTGCCTTGGGTGTGGGCATAGGCTACCTGGCGGCGCGGGCTTTGGTGTCGTTGCTCACTCGGCAGAATTGGACTCGCAATACGGCCCAAGATGTGCTGCTGGCGGCCTGTATGGCGCTGTGGCTGGTGATTTTCCCGCAGGTGTGGCCCTATTTTTCCGGGTACCTGGCGACAATGGCGATGGGCTTTTTCCTGATTGAGTTGGATGCACCCTTAGCACGAAGGCTGCGGGGTGGGTTCGATACTCTTTGGACAGTGGCGGAGATCGTGTTGTTTGTGCTGCTGGGGGCCTCCCTCAATCTGTCGGTGCTGGGATCCGTGCTTTTGCCAGGGATCCTGCTGTTGGGCCTAGGTTTGCTTGTGGGGCGGGGCTTAGGGTGGTGGCTGTCCACGCTGGGGAGTAACTGGAATCGCAGGGAAAAGCTGTTTTTGCTGCCGGGGAATATGGCTAAGGCGACGGTGCAGGCGGCAATTGGTGGGATCCCACTGGCAGAAGGCATTGGCGGTGGGGAGACTATCCTGGCTCTGGCCGCTTTGTCGATTCTGGTCACCGCTCCTCTGGGGGCTTGGTCCACGCAGGTGTTTGCCCCCCGGCTCTTGGAAAAGGGGGAGGTGGATCCCACCAAGGTGGGCAGCCAAGGTCAGGTTCGCTTTTTGGCGGCAGTTGATACCTCTCCCCTGGCGGAGGCGGTGTTGCGGAAGGTGGCTGATTTGGCCCGGCGCGTCGATGGCGAGGTGATTGTCCTGCATGTTACGGATGACCCAGAAGGGATCCCGACCCAGCAGTTGCGCCACCAAACACAACGGCTTTTGGCGGATATTCGCCATCAATTTTGGCTGTGTTCAGGG contains:
- a CDS encoding cation:proton antiporter; its protein translation is MLGSWLWILGMGFFVGQIVGRLGMPPLLGMIGVGILLGPQVGDVLSAEVLAAADDLRVLAVMIILMKAGLGLDREKLSQQGSVALRLGFLPAACEAVVVAVVAMGLFGWDFPTGLLLGCVIGAESPAVIVPGMLRLKSLGWGVTKGIPDAILTGSALSDVLLLLVFSLLLSFLGQGGGESIRLLGWELSPLQWLPIQVVIEIALGVGIGYLAARALVSLLTRQNWTRNTAQDVLLAACMALWLVIFPQVWPYFSGYLATMAMGFFLIELDAPLARRLRGGFDTLWTVAEIVLFVLLGASLNLSVLGSVLLPGILLLGLGLLVGRGLGWWLSTLGSNWNRREKLFLLPGNMAKATVQAAIGGIPLAEGIGGGETILALAALSILVTAPLGAWSTQVFAPRLLEKGEVDPTKVGSQGQVRFLAAVDTSPLAEAVLRKVADLARRVDGEVIVLHVTDDPEGIPTQQLRHQTQRLLADIRHQFWLCSGPLAEMIVKVASEEQVTDVVMGKRGHRGWDQVLVGSTSQAVLETSPIPVILVEENGFKTDPGSRL